The following proteins are encoded in a genomic region of Sebastes fasciatus isolate fSebFas1 chromosome 12, fSebFas1.pri, whole genome shotgun sequence:
- the LOC141779500 gene encoding metaxin-1-like, giving the protein MAAPDELFCWEGDWGLPSVSTDCLVVLAYAQFAGAPLKLRKMSNPWRSPSGSLPTLRTNQKESLSRTSEIIIHLRKQKYNADYDLSAKEGADSLAFISLLEEKLKPALIYTFWVEPKNYVDVTRRWYAEHMPFPLNFFLPGRMQRCQLEKLRLLRGDESLESGEELEKELYRDAAECMNLLSQRLGSHKFFFGDSPSSLDAYVFGHLAPVLKSKLPNGKLQQHLKSLDNLSNFCSNILLLYFPRDGRESSSQKTSSPPQPEGGDFDHVPNKRRKQLLSALVALGAMLGYALLTGIVSIQHIQQEALEEPPDLQTIGSHGEDEDEDG; this is encoded by the exons ATGGCGGCGCCCGACGAGTTGTTTTGCTGGGAAGGAGACTGGGGTCTACCGTCCGTCAGCACCGACTGTCTGGTGGTTCTG GCCTACGCTCAGTTTGCAGGAGCTCCTCTTAAACTCAGAAAGATGTCCAACCCCTGGAGGAGTCCCAGCG GATCACTTCCTACTCTGAGGACCAATCAGAAAGAGAGTCTGTCCAGAACCTCTGAGATCATCATCCACCTCAGAAAACAG AAATACAACGCAGACTATGATCTATCGGCCAAGGAGGGAGCCGACAGCCTGGCCTTCATTTCTCTGCTGGAGGAGAAACTCAAACCTGCTCTG ATCTACACGTTCTGGGTTGAGCCGAAGAACTACGTGGACGTGACTCGCCGCTGGTACGCGGAGCACATGCCGTTCCCTCTGAACTTCTTCCTGCCCGGCCGGATGCAGCGCTGTCAGCTGGAAAAACTGCGACTGCTGCGAGGAGACGAGAGCCTGGAGTCTGGAGAGGAACTGGAGAAGGAG TTGTACCGTGATGCTGCAGAGTGTATGAACCTGCTGTCCCAGCGACTCGGCTCACACAAGTTCTTCTTCGGGGACTC GCCTTCGTCTCTGGACGCCTACGTGTTCGGTCACTTGGCGCCCGTCCTGAAGTCCAAACTGCCCAACGGGAAACTTCAGCAGCACCTGAAGTCTCTGGACAACCTCAGCAACTTCTGCAGCAACATCCTGCTGCTCTACTTCCCCCGAGACGGCCGAG aGAGCTCCAGTCAGAAGACGTCCTCTCCGCCGCAGCCTGAAGGCGGTGACTTTGATCACGTCCCCAACAAGCGCCGGAAGCAGCTGCTGTCGGCGCTGGTGGCTTTGGGCGCCATGCTTGGCTATGCCCTGCTGACCGGCATAGTGTCCATCCAACACATCCAGCAGGAGGCGCTGGAGGAGCCGCCGGACCTGCAGACCATCGGATCCCACGGCGAGGACGAGGACGAAGACGGCTGA
- the LOC141779502 gene encoding myeloid cell surface antigen CD33-like, translated as MEVLDRNILWSFMFLLAGAVGVTVNYPDPGCAVKGSTVNLPCTFTPIKSVMDNGREVLIEIIRVIWCRNHEICQGLTPSVYDSDLTTNNPRYRYIGDMKGNCTLQIRDVQKEDEGTLRFRMEANIKEASFAGRQPGAKVTVSDQITMKIESYSDREFKKGESVTLNCTLTTKCTFHQLKFTWSRDGHALSESGLALQLTTLAAKDSGNYTCGLKNAGTLSPPYSLYVEAEEEGENGGHGYLYPTVAVVFGVLLLVFALILVFIKRKRAAAADKGQPVMGGEVEQKPPDIIYSNVLLPAEQQLQEPSRAVEEVSYASVQFKHKNQARPAEEAEDAIIYSSVVSRG; from the exons GTGCTGTGGGTGTGACTGTGAACTATCCAGATCCTGGTTGTGCTGTGAAAGGATCGACTGTCAACCTCCCCTGCACCTTCACACCAATTAAATCTGTCATGGACAATGGAAGAGAGGTTTTAATAGAGATCATCAGAGTCATCTGGTGCCGGAACCATGAAATCTGTCAGGGCCTAACTCCGTCTGTGTACGACAGCGATTTAACCACCAACAACCCTCGTTACAGATACATTGGAGACATGAAGGGAAACTGCACTTTACAGATCAGAGATGTACAGAAGGAAGATGAAGGAACTCTTCGCTTCAGAATGGAAGCTAACATCAAGGAAGCAAGTTTTGCTGGCCGACAACCAGGAGCGAAAGTCACCGTCAGTG aCCAGATTACAATGAAGATAGAGAGCTACAGTGACAGAGAGTTTAAAAAAGGTGAATCAGTCACTCTGAACTGTACGCTTACTACAAAGTGTACTTTCCACCAACTGAAGTTCACCTGGTCCAGAGATGGCCACGCCCTCTCAGAGTCTGGCCTCGCCCTCCAGCTCACCACTCTGGCTGCAAAGGATTCTGGGAACTACACCTGTGGATTGAAGAACGCCGGCACACTGTCCCCACCGTACAGCCTGTACGTGGAGGCTGAAGAGGAAG GAGAAAATGGAGGACATGGTTACCTGTATCCGACAGTCGCTGTGGTGTTTGGTGTCCTGCTGCTTGTCTTCGCTCTCATTCTGGTCTTCATCAAAAG gaagcgagcagcagcagcagataaagGTCAGCCAGTTATGGGAGGTGAGGTGGAACAAAAG CCTCCTGATATCATCTACAGTAACGTCCTGCTGCCTGCTGAGCAGCAGCTACAGGAACCCAGCCGGGCCGTGGAGGAAGTCAGCTACGCCTCGGTCCAGTTCAAACACAAGAACCAGGCCAG gccagcggaggaggcggaggacgCCATCATCTACAGCTCAGTAGTCAGCCGAGGCTGA